A window from Bufo bufo chromosome 1, aBufBuf1.1, whole genome shotgun sequence encodes these proteins:
- the LOC120989121 gene encoding olfactory receptor 154-like codes for MVKIGGSKSGDTADQHKTPVCKGDMDKFIKKAASAYVARESKMAPASPRAAGRPQKDPSDSSQDAMIETDNLPISRSYLKDVLTSSLTAALEPLSTDLTAIKQDVRQIGSRVEVLEESQAVLKNNHTVVTEFFLLGFQVNQDLRILLFSFLLCVNCCTLVGNLLIITLISTSRTLHTPMYFFISQLSIVDILLTTDITPFMLYILLKNGATITFIDCMIQLYFFCALEIFECLLLTVMSYDRYVAICNPLHYTSIMTNEYCVKLVVICWSAVFLLVVVDTLTILMLKFCGTNIIDHFFCDIVPLIKVACSGTQFVELELSVLGPAVLLIPIAIIIVSYVNIIVTILRIPSNISRQKAFSTCSSHLTVVSIFYGTLFSVYLVPKKGQSSTISKVQSLFYTVFTPFINPIIYSLRNKDIMKAVWETFFFSISF; via the exons ATGGTCAAAATCGGAGGATCCAAGTCCGGTGACACCGCCGATCAACACAAGACCCCTGTCTGCAAAGGGGACatggacaaatttatcaaaaaagcagcttctGCTTATGTGGCGCGGGAAAGCAAGATGGCACCGGCCTCACCACGCGCTGCAGGCCGCCCACAGAAAGACCCGTCTGATTCGTCTCAAGATGCAATGATAGAGACAGACAACTTACCTATCTCAAGATCGTATCTCAAGGATGTTCTTACCTCCTCTCTAACAGCAGCTCTGGAGCCTCTGAGCACGGACCTCACAGCGATCAAGCAGGACGTTCGGCAAATCGGCAGTAGAGTCGAGGTCCTAGAGGAATCACAAGCGGTCCTG AAAAATAATCACACTGTGGTCACAGAATTTTTCCTCTTAGGATTTCAGGTCAACCAAGATTTAAGAATTTTGCTCTTCTCTTTTCTACTATGTGTTAACTgttgtacccttgttggaaacctACTGATCATCACCCTGATCTCCACCAGTAGGACCCTCCATACTCCAATGTACTTCTTCATCTCACAACTGTCCATCGTGGACATCTTGTTGACCACAGATATCACCCCCTTTATGCTGTATATTCTGCTTAAAAATGGGGCGACCATTACTTTTATTGACTGTATGATTCAGCTGTATTTTTTCTGTGCTCTGGAAATATTTGAGTGTCTCCTCCTCACAGTGATgtcttatgacagatatgtggccATCTGTAATCCCCTCCATTACACCTCTATCATGACTAATGAATATTGTGTGAAACTTGTTGTTATTTGTTGGTCGGCAGTTTTTTTATTAGTAGTTGTTGACACTTTAACAATATTAATGCTAAAGTTTTGTGGAACAAATATTATTGACCATTTTTTCTGCGATATTGTTCCATTGATAAAAGTTGCCTGTTCAGGCACTCAATTTGTTGAATTAGAACTTTCTGTACTTGGCCCGGCAGTACTTCTTATACCAATTGCAATAATAATAGTGTCATATGTCAACATTATTGTCACCATCTTAAGGATTCCATCTAATATCAGTAGAcagaaagccttctccacctgtagCTCCCACCTCACTGTTGTCTCCATATTTTACGGGACTCTGTTCAGTGTTTATCTTGTGCCAAAAAAAGGACAATCATCGACCATCAGTAAAGTCCAATCACTGTTTTATACCGTGTTCACTCCTTTCATTAATCCTATAATATACAGTTTAAGAAATAAGGACATAATGAAAGCCGTgtgggaaacattttttttttctatttcatttTGA